A genome region from Haloarcula rubripromontorii includes the following:
- a CDS encoding DoxX family membrane protein, with protein MSYQAANPLADEFEFELGGAWTAYWLAFLRVVTGWWFFHAGVTKLIEDGLAYTYGPAYLKQMTGTALGPIPVLMGEHLGWLIQAMVPLGETLIGLGLMVGALVRLASVFGVFFMALFWIGNASFGHGLVNSDFMGLLLFMTMIVLATGRYYGLDAVIEKTKLVKRHPKLRYLLG; from the coding sequence ATGTCCTATCAAGCGGCGAACCCCTTGGCAGACGAGTTCGAGTTCGAGCTCGGCGGGGCCTGGACCGCGTACTGGCTGGCGTTCCTGCGTGTCGTAACCGGCTGGTGGTTCTTCCACGCAGGCGTAACGAAGCTCATCGAGGACGGGCTGGCCTACACCTACGGGCCGGCGTACCTCAAACAGATGACTGGCACGGCGCTCGGTCCAATCCCTGTGCTGATGGGCGAACACCTGGGCTGGCTCATTCAGGCGATGGTCCCGCTGGGCGAGACGCTCATCGGGCTCGGACTGATGGTCGGCGCGCTGGTCCGGCTCGCATCCGTGTTCGGGGTCTTCTTCATGGCACTGTTCTGGATCGGCAACGCGAGCTTCGGCCACGGACTGGTCAACAGCGACTTCATGGGCCTGCTGCTGTTCATGACGATGATCGTGCTGGCCACCGGCCGCTACTACGGCCTCGACGCGGTCATCGAGAAGACCAAACTGGTCAAACGACACCCGAAACTCCGGTACCTGCTCGGTTAA